From a region of the Streptacidiphilus albus JL83 genome:
- a CDS encoding cytochrome c oxidase assembly protein — protein sequence MPGMTQDLPPWTLARVLAFHPSANWPFLIGCVLLLGLYLTGVVRLRRRGDSWPVGRTVAWVLGVLTVALVTTTGLEEYGMQMLSAHMLQHMVLSMFSPIILLMGAPITLALRTLPSGGRGGHGPRELLVSLLHSRYMKVISHPAFTLPLFIASLYGLYFTSLFDFLMRSTLGHELMMVHFLGVGMLFFWPIMGVDPGPHRPGHLMRMLELFIGMPFHAFFGIAVMMSSGLMVQTFAHPAASLGVNPLSDQKMAGGLAWAFSEIPTFIVLIALTFQWAKSEERLSRRKDRTADRDGDKELNAYNDYLANLQRRSGAQQQG from the coding sequence ATGCCGGGCATGACGCAGGACCTCCCGCCCTGGACCCTGGCCCGGGTCCTCGCCTTCCACCCCTCGGCGAACTGGCCCTTCCTGATCGGCTGTGTGCTGCTGCTCGGGCTCTACCTGACCGGCGTGGTCCGGCTGCGGCGACGCGGCGACAGCTGGCCGGTCGGCCGCACCGTCGCCTGGGTGCTCGGCGTACTCACCGTCGCCCTGGTCACCACGACCGGGTTGGAGGAGTACGGCATGCAGATGCTCAGCGCGCACATGCTCCAGCACATGGTGCTGTCCATGTTCTCGCCGATCATCCTGCTGATGGGCGCGCCGATCACGCTGGCGCTGCGGACCCTGCCCAGCGGCGGCCGGGGCGGGCACGGCCCGCGCGAGCTGCTGGTCTCGCTGCTGCACTCGCGGTACATGAAGGTGATCTCGCACCCCGCCTTCACCCTGCCGCTGTTCATCGCCAGCCTCTACGGGCTCTACTTCACCTCGCTCTTCGACTTCCTGATGCGCTCCACCCTCGGCCACGAGCTGATGATGGTGCACTTCCTCGGCGTCGGCATGCTGTTCTTCTGGCCGATCATGGGCGTCGACCCGGGCCCGCACCGCCCCGGCCACCTGATGCGGATGCTGGAGCTGTTCATCGGGATGCCGTTCCACGCCTTCTTCGGCATCGCGGTGATGATGTCCTCCGGGCTGATGGTGCAGACCTTCGCCCACCCGGCGGCCTCGCTCGGGGTGAACCCGCTCTCGGACCAGAAGATGGCCGGCGGGCTCGCCTGGGCGTTCAGCGAGATCCCGACCTTCATCGTGCTGATCGCGCTGACCTTCCAGTGGGCCAAGTCGGAGGAGCGGCTGTCCCGCCGCAAGGACCGCACCGCGGACCGGGACGGCGACAAGGAGCTCAACGCCTACAACGACTACCTGGCCAACCTGCAGCGCCGTTCGGGAGCGCAGCAGCAGGGCTGA